In Coleofasciculus sp. FACHB-T130, the sequence CCCCCAGTGGATATTTATCTGGTGGCGTCTGCGAAGGAGGAGGTCGGCGCAATTGGCGCAATGTACTTTACTCAGAAGCAGCGTGTGGATGCTTTGATTGCGCTGGAAATCTGTCCTTTGGCTCCGGAATACCCGATCGCTGATGGGAATGCGCCGGTGTTGCTTTCCCAAGATGGCTATGGAATCTACGATGAAGCCTTAAATCGTCAGTTGCGGCAAGTTGCGAAGAATCTGAAGCTCCCCGTGCAATTGGCGACGTTGAGCGGTTTTGGCAGCGATGGCTCAATTGCGATGAAGTTTGGTCATGTCGCCCGTGCTGCATGTCTGGCGTTTCCGACGCAAAACACGCACGGCTATGAGATTGCCCATTTAGGCGCGATCGCAAACTGTACGCATATCCTCCGCGCCTACTGCGAAACCGACTTTAGCGATTCGTCAACAGCAACTGATAACTGACAAAGGACAATTGATCCCTGCAATTCCTTACAATTAAGCCAGTTATCCTGTGACAGCAGTTAAGCCTTGTATGCCCAAAACTGTAGCCGATGTTATGAGCCGCGACCCTATCGTGGTACGACCTGAAACGCCTCTCAAAGAGGCCATCCAAATCTTGGCAGAACGACACATCAGCGGTCTGCCAGTAGTCGAACAAACTGGCAAATTAGTGGGCGTTATCTCGGAAACTGACTTGATGTGGCAAGAAAAAGGGGTAACACCCCCGGCTTACATCATGTTTCTAGACAGCGTGATTTACCTGCAAAATCCAGCCACCTTTGAACGAGACCTGCACAAGTCTCTGGGGCAAACGGTTGGGGAAGTAATGACCCACGATGCCATTACCATTACAGCCGAGAAACCTTTACGGGAAGCGGCGGCGCTGATGCACGAGCGAAATGTTCGCCGCTTGCCGGTGATTGATAAAAATGCTCAGGTGATTGGTATCCTCACCCGTGGGGATATTGTGCGGGCAATGGCATCTGAGGTGGATTAATCTTGGTCATTAGTCAATGGGAGTTTGCTGCAAAGGACTCATGACTAATGACTCATAACGAGTGACAACTGAAAACTAATCAATAATCAAATAATAATGAGCATTACCCCTGAGTCTGTTAAAGAATTACTGGGTTCAGAAAATTTTGGCGATCGCATTCGCGGTATTAACCAGCTGCGCCAGCTGGAAAGGGCGATCGCGTTTGAGTTGGTGCAACCAGCCGTGACAGACAGCAACACCCGCGTTAGATATGCCGCTGTCAGCCAGATG encodes:
- a CDS encoding CBS domain-containing protein is translated as MPKTVADVMSRDPIVVRPETPLKEAIQILAERHISGLPVVEQTGKLVGVISETDLMWQEKGVTPPAYIMFLDSVIYLQNPATFERDLHKSLGQTVGEVMTHDAITITAEKPLREAAALMHERNVRRLPVIDKNAQVIGILTRGDIVRAMASEVD